In Leptospiraceae bacterium, one genomic interval encodes:
- the alaS gene encoding alanine--tRNA ligase, which yields MYKTVAEIRKLFIDYFRNNGHTIVASSSLIPVGDPTLLFTTAGMVQFKPYFTGAVELTFTRAATSQKSLRTTDLENVGRTERHCTFFEMLGNFSFGDYFKKEAIAYALDFSTKHLGFDKEKIWITVYLDDDEAENFWLAEGIPKERIVRLGKKDNFWGPAGDTGACGPCSELYLDRGPEKGGPNCGTSNTCKPGCDCDRFLEFWNLVFNQFDQDINGKLNPLKQTGIDTGSGLERVALLLQNVDSVYDTDELRRIIGFIEKLSGKAYDTETKMAFRVLTDHSRAITFSISDGVMPDKTGRGYVIRRLIRRASLFARRIGIKEAFIYKVIPEIVDIYKEEYPDLAKRQTEIIRIVKSEEDLFLNTLELGLAVIDSMTKQYEAKKERRFSGADTFKLYGTYGFPAEMTKEILRDRGFEFDEKGFAEELEKDRKLSRDSWKGKKAQVLSSLGEKIPATKFTGYEKVSDEGKILFILQDSKPVSALKTGEDGIIVLNQSCFYGESGGQIGDSGYIKLGDNLFQVKDTQKENDVILHIGSLLKGELKVGDLISTEVESNRRELLTYHHSGTHLLNGALRELLGTHVAQKASLVSDEYLRFDFSHNAALSEDEIIQIESKVNEAIQSSVDVATQVLSIEEAKKTGAVAFFEEKYGDIVRVIQMGKYSVEFCGGTHVKNTGNIKYFYIQKESSPGAGNRRIEAVCGSPVIEFFQKEFQALSQKTQEFNLKAKDVFKDSKNFIDSKIPSPDEVQGAFLKQGAVTVKQYRDLKRSIEKELIEKNTVLTKEKKKLESEGNNSILSQADSIFASAEKIGSTYFINHSFQDLKIDVLKELGDRIKNRSEKVFISFVLESEANKAVLLMANKIAVESGLDCNQILKSSMSILNGKGGGKVDMAQGSTSKETSTQEIIETVKKEIIKRVN from the coding sequence ATGTATAAAACAGTCGCAGAGATTAGAAAATTATTTATAGATTATTTTAGAAACAACGGGCATACAATCGTTGCCTCCTCCAGTTTAATTCCAGTTGGAGATCCAACGCTTCTTTTTACTACAGCAGGCATGGTTCAATTTAAGCCTTATTTCACTGGAGCTGTAGAACTAACGTTCACAAGAGCGGCTACTTCCCAGAAATCTCTTCGCACTACTGATTTAGAAAATGTTGGTCGCACAGAAAGACATTGCACATTCTTTGAGATGCTTGGAAATTTTAGCTTTGGAGATTACTTCAAGAAAGAAGCAATTGCCTACGCACTGGATTTTTCTACAAAGCATTTAGGATTTGATAAAGAAAAAATTTGGATTACAGTTTACTTAGATGATGATGAAGCGGAGAACTTTTGGTTAGCAGAAGGAATTCCAAAAGAAAGAATTGTAAGACTAGGAAAAAAAGATAATTTCTGGGGACCTGCTGGTGATACTGGAGCCTGTGGACCTTGCTCGGAACTTTATTTAGATAGAGGACCCGAAAAAGGGGGACCTAACTGTGGAACGTCTAATACCTGTAAGCCGGGATGTGACTGTGACAGGTTCTTAGAATTTTGGAATCTTGTCTTTAATCAATTCGATCAAGACATAAACGGAAAATTAAATCCTTTAAAACAAACTGGCATTGATACAGGTTCCGGCTTAGAGCGAGTAGCCTTACTATTACAAAATGTAGATTCTGTTTATGATACAGACGAACTAAGAAGAATCATTGGATTTATAGAAAAATTAAGTGGCAAAGCTTACGACACAGAAACAAAGATGGCATTTCGCGTATTGACAGATCATTCCCGCGCGATAACTTTTTCTATTTCAGACGGAGTCATGCCAGATAAAACGGGGCGTGGTTATGTTATCCGCCGTTTAATTCGTCGTGCTTCTTTATTTGCTAGAAGAATTGGAATCAAAGAGGCATTTATCTACAAAGTAATTCCTGAAATCGTAGACATTTACAAAGAAGAATATCCTGACTTAGCAAAGCGTCAAACAGAGATTATCCGTATTGTAAAATCAGAAGAGGATTTATTTTTAAACACACTCGAACTCGGTCTTGCAGTGATTGACTCAATGACCAAGCAATACGAAGCCAAAAAAGAAAGACGTTTTAGTGGTGCTGATACATTTAAGCTATACGGCACTTACGGATTTCCGGCTGAGATGACAAAGGAAATTTTACGAGATAGAGGATTTGAATTTGATGAAAAAGGATTTGCAGAAGAGCTAGAAAAAGACAGAAAACTTTCTCGCGATAGTTGGAAAGGAAAGAAAGCACAAGTCCTTAGCTCTCTCGGAGAAAAAATTCCTGCTACAAAATTTACCGGTTACGAGAAAGTATCGGATGAGGGGAAAATTCTATTTATCCTGCAAGACTCTAAACCTGTATCTGCGTTAAAGACAGGAGAAGATGGAATCATTGTATTAAATCAATCTTGCTTTTATGGAGAATCCGGCGGTCAGATTGGAGATAGCGGTTACATTAAATTAGGCGATAATCTATTTCAGGTAAAAGATACGCAGAAGGAAAATGATGTCATCCTACACATTGGCTCTCTTCTGAAGGGAGAATTAAAAGTAGGGGATTTAATTTCTACCGAAGTAGAATCCAATCGCCGTGAGCTTCTAACCTATCATCACTCCGGAACGCATCTTTTAAACGGGGCACTGCGCGAATTACTTGGAACTCATGTTGCTCAAAAAGCTTCTTTAGTATCCGATGAATACTTGCGCTTTGACTTTTCGCATAACGCTGCTTTGTCAGAGGATGAGATCATTCAAATCGAATCTAAAGTCAACGAAGCCATTCAATCCTCAGTCGATGTGGCTACGCAAGTGTTGTCGATCGAAGAAGCGAAGAAAACCGGTGCGGTAGCTTTCTTCGAAGAAAAATATGGTGATATAGTTAGAGTCATCCAAATGGGAAAATACTCCGTAGAGTTTTGCGGTGGGACTCATGTAAAGAATACAGGAAATATTAAATACTTCTACATTCAAAAAGAATCAAGCCCGGGTGCGGGAAATAGAAGAATCGAAGCAGTCTGTGGCTCTCCTGTAATCGAATTCTTCCAAAAAGAATTTCAAGCCCTTTCGCAAAAGACACAGGAGTTTAATTTAAAAGCAAAAGATGTATTTAAAGACAGTAAGAATTTTATAGATTCAAAAATTCCAAGTCCCGACGAGGTGCAAGGTGCATTTCTAAAACAGGGAGCGGTTACAGTCAAACAATACAGAGACTTAAAGCGCAGTATTGAAAAAGAACTGATTGAAAAAAATACCGTTCTGACAAAAGAGAAAAAGAAACTCGAATCAGAAGGGAATAATTCTATTTTGTCGCAAGCAGATTCTATTTTTGCAAGCGCCGAAAAGATTGGCTCTACTTATTTTATTAATCATAGCTTTCAAGATTTAAAGATTGATGTATTAAAAGAGCTAGGTGATAGAATTAAAAATCGTTCCGAAAAAGTTTTCATCTCCTTTGTATTGGAATCGGAGGCTAACAAGGCTGTGCTTCTTATGGCAAATAAAATTGCTGTAGAATCAGGACTTGATTGCAATCAAATTCTAAAATCATCCATGTCTATCCTGAACGGGAAAGGTGGGGGTAAGGTAGATATGGCGCAAGGCTCTACTTCCAAAGAAACTTCTACACAAGAAATTATCGAAACAGTAAAAAAAGAAATTATAAAGAGAGTTAATTAA
- a CDS encoding RecX family transcriptional regulator: MDRLRSSKLISDTRFAENKIRSRTQNQHWGKEKIKLELIEFGISEEIILAEISKIEDSVWIENCESIITRNSIHKKNQIEVFKLKKKLFQMGYPQDTIKKAFTNQSISEEIEYDLE, encoded by the coding sequence ATTGATAGACTTCGCTCTTCAAAATTAATCAGTGATACACGTTTCGCAGAAAATAAAATTCGTTCTAGAACTCAGAACCAGCATTGGGGAAAAGAAAAAATAAAGTTAGAGCTTATCGAATTTGGAATTTCGGAAGAGATCATTCTTGCTGAGATTTCTAAGATAGAGGATTCAGTGTGGATAGAAAATTGCGAGAGCATAATCACTAGAAACTCTATCCATAAAAAAAACCAAATAGAAGTATTTAAACTTAAGAAAAAACTTTTCCAAATGGGTTACCCGCAAGATACAATCAAAAAAGCTTTTACGAATCAAAGTATTTCAGAAGAGATAGAATACGATTTAGAATAG